The Hippopotamus amphibius kiboko isolate mHipAmp2 chromosome 16, mHipAmp2.hap2, whole genome shotgun sequence genomic interval gggctcagtagttgcagcttgtgggcttagttgccccaaagcatgtgggatcttaattcccggaccaggaatcgaacccatgtcgcctgcattagaaggtggattctcaaccactggatcaccaaggaagtcccagagcgtcatattagtttgctagggctgccagaacaaagtaccacaaattgggtagcttaaaacaacataagtTTATTGCTCCACAGCTCTGGAGGATAGAAGTCCGAagtcaaggtgtcaacagggccatgctcccttGGAAGGCCCTATGGAGGAATCTTCTCTTTTAGGTTCTAGTGTGTGCCAGCAATCCCTGGCGTTCCTTGGTTTGTGGATGCATCATTCTAACCTCTACCTCTGCTGTCACACGGCCTTCTCCCCAGTATGGGGGGTTAGACTTCAACCTATCTCtttaggggacacaattcaactcataagAGGTGTCATCCTCCCCCCAACTTTTCTAGATCCAATGTGGGGAACACTGGATACACAAGTTCTTTAGCGTGGGAGTTGCTAGAGCTTTCGCTGTGCTGCATGTGCGCTGTGGCTCTCCTGGGGTGAGATGAGTGCAAGCGATAGTGTGTAATGGTTCCCAAACCCCTAGGACCAAGGCTTTTGCAACTGCAGCGCTTCAGTCAGGGCTAGTGTTCCTTAGGCAACACGCTGGGAACTGTGGATctacaccagtggttctcaatcttggcCACATGCTAGGAACCCCAGAATTCATCCCAATTTATCAGAATCTCTGGGTCCCaggcataaatattttttaagcccccccaggtgattccaacgtGCAGTCAGACTTGATAAACATGCTTTAAATTCTGAGAATCACAGACCTAGATAGTAAAAGTCTTCGGGTGACTGTGTGAATAAGCGCACATTTCCCCCCTCCTATGCAAGGGAAGCACCTCACGAATCCTCTCCAATTCACCCTGTCTTGTCTCTCCTCCTCACACACGCATTGTAGCACACTCTAGGTTGCCTGCCCCAAATCCATTCCGTGCTTTCCTCCTTGCTATTAGAATCCTGATTTGTTCAGGTAgcccctacccctaccccacACGACTCATGGTAAGGTGATCCTGTAGCCACTTCCAAGTAAATCTTGATTTGTTTAGTAATAGCCCTTGACAATGCGCTGTTTAGGGTGGTCACATGACCCAGTCTGgccaatgaaaaatgaaaagaggtcTCTAGGACACTTTCGGGAAAGGTCAGTTTGCTCATAAAGAGATGGGCTCTAGTGCTGCTGGACATCGTCTGGTCTGAGTAAGACTTCTGGAACTCTGACAGCTACCTTGATACCATGGGGAACAATCTGAAGACggcagagcagaaagatgagAGGAACATGCATATTTGATGAGGTCTTTAAACAGCTAGTTTAACCGTGAAGCTGAACTACTGCCAGCCTTCTATCTGGATGAGAGCTTAAATATCCTTTTATGATGGCTGAACCAGGATCCCACCCTACTACCCTGACAATCGAAAGCCAGGATCCTTTATAAACAGAGACACATAACTTGGCAATACATATAATACCTTGGGGACTTACCTTCTATCCACCCCAAAGGCCATCATCCATTCTGTATTGTGTCAGGTATAAACATGAGCTATATAAGCAAATACTCATCAACCAACTGATAGCAAAGCACACACATGTCTCCTGAAAGTCTGGTACAGAAATCTACCCAGACATATACAGTCTGTTTGTCTTAAATAGAAAAAGTTCTAAGATCTGGAGatgtaaatttttcatttctctttcccatcTACTCTCCACTTGTCTATTGACTATAAACATCAAATTGGAAACTTCTTCCATTGTACTGTtgtgagagaaaaaatatatatacactcaaaGAGATGAGTAGGCCCCTCTGAGACATCTGAAAGAAATGACCACCTGCATTTTCAGGTGCCTGTACCAACTGTGCAATGAGATGACCTTTTACATCTCAAGCCATGGATGTTACAAAGATaatcagatggaaaaaaaaattttttttaaatcctctatgcttgttacattaaaaaaaaaaaagacacacttcCTATTGCTTTGGCGTAAGGACCCATGATGTAGCCTGCACACTGATGTGTGATCTTGTTCTTCATACCAAATGAGTTGGTGGAGCTGGGAATAAATATCTTAGGGCACAGCTTGCATTATGGTGCAGTGGTTTgtaacaaaacaataacaacagaacACTGACATTATGGAAACCAGCCAAGATCTGGAGCTTGGAGTAGACCACTGTGAGCCAGTCAGCATCCCAAACATTGGCAAATAGAACAGAGCTTAAGAGGAGTTGATTTGTGAATCAGACCAGAGGGCAAGTTCTGCTACTGCCACCTAGTAACTGCTTAAGCCATAAAATGCCTTCCTCATTTCACTCCTGGGATAGTtagttaacctttctgagcctccagCTCTCCAACTACAAAGTGAGTATAATATCTACCAGAAGGAGTTTGGAGAAGATTACAAAGATAATATCTGCACAGTCCCAGGCACATAACAAGGGATCAATAAACGGTTATGATTTACTCAGAGGAAAATGGGGCACAACAGCCCTTGCAAGCCACTACACAGCTGTGCGGACACCCCCCAACTTTATAAATGAGAATCTCAGTGCAACATTTGGgtctcccaaacacacacacgcacacacacacttcgAGGTACTCATCCTGTAATACCAAAGGTGTGGAGATTGAGGTGTTTTTCACTCCCGTGTTTCTTTGCTGTTTCATGCCCACTTCATAAAATCTGTGTTAAAGGCGAGGTCTTTCCCCGAACCTAATTATTTCCTGCCTCCTTTTATTGGGTGGACACGTCTTCTGCTTAAGTAAGGAACTGACCATGCTGGGTCTCAACTCTCTGCCTTTTGCTTGCTCCTGCAGTACCTCTCGCAGTCCAGACTCCACCAAGAAGCCATTCCTGACCCTTGAACAAGTCCTTGCCCCTCTATGAATTATATGATTGTCTGTCCCCTCTTTGGGGACCGTGGGCCTTTTGGGATCTGTAAAGTAATAAAGTGGGTTCCTGGGCTGTTTTCACTATTTCAAAAAGCCAAAGAGAAACTGCATTTGTGTCAGCGCGCCTTTGGCCAATGCCCAACAACCATCTTTGACTGGAATGATTGGACCTACTATGAATCCTGCTCTGGGTGACCTTGATCCTCTGTAGAAGGCTGGGACCGCACCTTTTAACAGGATTGGGagcaccctgctttccccagggCCCAAGGGCACTGGAATGCGCTGGCCCAGCAGTACCAGCCCTGCCTGCAGCCCTTCTCACCGCCCAGGTGGGTGGAGGAGAAAAGACGGGATGACCGAGCGCTTTCACTCGCCCAGAAGCAACGCCTGGAGGCGTGGCTCCACCCCTCCcgggaggccccgcccccgcccctgtccggcccgcccccgcccctgtccggcccgcccccgcccctgtccggcccgcccccgcccctgtccggcccgcccccgcccctgtcCGGCCCGCCCCCCTCCCCGTATAGCCGTACTAGTCCCCGCCCCTCGCCACCGCCCCTTCCGGGCCACAGGGCCTTCCGAGTGTCCCCGCCCCTCCCGCGTGCCCGCTCGatcaggccccgcccctcccggggCCCTGCCCCCGCGCCCCGGCCCAGCCTGCTCGCTCCGGCTTGCTCCGGCCCggggccgcccccgcccgccctcaCCGGCCGGGGTGCTCTCGGTGCTGCGCGGAGACCCTCCGCATCCCTGCGAATATGGCGCTGCGAGCGGCGCGAAGCGTGCGGGCTGCGGTGTACAGCCTGCGCGCCATCTCTGCGCCCAACGCGCCCTGCCCGCCGCGGCCCTGGGGACTGCGGGCCGGCGCCGTCCGGGCGCTGCGCACCGGCCCCGCTCTGCTCTCGGGTAAGTGCGGGCGGGCACGTGGGGCGAGCCGGGCTGCCTCGGGGGAAGGGCCGGGGCCGCGAGCCTTACCTCGGCTCCCCGTCGCGGGCCGCCCGGGTCACTGAGGCGACCCTTTCGCACGCTTTTCGTTGCCGGGACCCCGTGTTGCGAGGCCGCTGCTCCCTCTCTGAGTGGCTTGGACGACCCCGCAGCCTTTGTCCTGCGGGTCGGgagccggggggagggggaggggaggcctggagCACACGCGCGGCCGCCGCGTTCCGGCTGCTGGAGACCCGGGCGAGCGTCGCCGAGCTCCTTCCTGACCTTAGGTTTCTTGCATTTTTGAGCATCGCGGAACCTAAGAGTGAAGACACATAGTAGGCTTGGCTTTGCTACACGGGTCGTCACTGTGAGTTCTGAAGTAAAAGTCAAGCAGGAGCATGTATTGAAGTTTAAAGCCTTGGGGCTAGATTTTTAACAGCTAAAGCTAGCATAACTTTGGAGACAGGTTCTTCCTAAAGAAGTGAGATCGTCTCCTGGACTCCACAGAAGACGTTCTGCCGAAGTCTGTGTTGAGTCGTGAAGGTGCGTTGGGCTGAAACAAGCGTCACTTAACGCTGACTTGAAGTACCGGACTTGAAGTAACTGGGGGATCTGCCCGTAAATGTCCTGGCCATCCGTGCCACTTTAGCACACGTTATCGCAGAGGAAAAACCGTTTTACCTCATGCACCAATACTTGAGCCACTGACGGCACCTGCGGGAACTCAGGCTTCTTGCTTATGGAGCACAGGTCTGTGGTGGCTGTTGTCTCATTAAGTTCGttgttttaaaaacctgtttgGGACTAGAAAAGTTGATAAATTTAGTccaaagtcaaacaaaatgaagCTTATCTCCCCCCGCACCCCATTATAATCTCTCAGCTCTGTTGGTGCCACATATCAATACATTTCTAATTTGAATATAAGGAAAGAGCATTTCTCAGATAAGAATTGAATTTCAAGCCTATGTCTTTTGGTTATTAAGTGTTACACTATCACTATAtagctttttgtattttcctgttaTCTAGTTAAATATTGCCCAAGATAGCAATACCCATGATCTGGTTGAACACCTACGTTTTTAATACTAAAGAGACCCAGTTGCAAattttggctctgccacttatgaGCTGTGACATCTTGGatagtcacttaacttctctccCTCATCAGAAAAACGGAAATGATAATCCCTATTTTAGGACTTGTTGGGTGAATTGAAATAACTGTAACTCCTGTACATATAGCTTGATACATAGTAAATACTTGATAAATGTTACTTATTAAACATTAGTGTATAGAATCAATTACATAGCAGAAAATTGACCAAGTGTTAATGTATTTTGACTCAGTGACTTTGAAGGGAGGAAAATGCAAACTTTTCATAAATTACTCAAAACACCTAATTTTCTGGGGGCCAAAACCCATGTTTTTCAAGACTCAGAAGAAAAGTAATTATTTACCTAATCTGTTCACTTTTTTCCTGTTGGGCCAAGGGTTAAAGGAGAATTGTCTTTTGCCTAAATTGCATGGCCTAGTACAAAGACTTAATGGCCTTTGAAGTCAAGTGGACgtacctgcaaaaaaaaaaaaaaaaaagtggccgtACCGGCATCTAGCTTAGTAACGTTGCTGCCTTTTCCTCTAAACTTGTGATTGCTCAGTTGCTGAATTGAATGTGAGAGCACCCTTACTCCTAAGATTATCTTTACAGTTAGGCAGGATGGCAAGACCAAAGTCAGGACAGTAATTTCAGAGAAGTCATATGTTTATGGTTGTCCAGTCCTTACTTTAAAAAGGTATATTAGATTTAAACAGCCAGTTTTAGAGTTGTAACAGAATGTTAGGGAGAATTGAGTCCTGTAGCCAAATAATTATATAGTAGATGTTTTGCTGAGAATCCtctaaactttaaagaaaaaaatttacttcaCTCTAacttttgagtgcctactatatgccaagcactgtttaGAACTGGGAATACAAATGAGATAAACCCTACTCTTGCTTGCTTTACTTGGTCTACTGCCTGGGGGAAACTGACAAAAGGGCTATATCTGTAGCATGTTAAGTGCTGTGAGTGTGTTGGGGGGACAGAGTGGGAGAGTGGGGCAGAGTTTGTTGGATGGAGCAGGTTGGATGGCCCAGGAACCCAGGCTTGGAGGGCTACATAAGGCTTCTGGTAAGGTGGTAGGGAGAGTGGGTTGCAGTCAGAACACAAAGTACAAACCTTAACCTTAGGGAAACAACACATTGACCTGAAGCATTCAGTAATTTGAAGGGGAGTGAAGCAAAGCAAGTTACTTTGACAGATTTTACAACCTCTTCCACTGAGGAGCATGACATTAAAGTTTTTAATGATTGGGGGAAAAGAAATACTCATGTGCATTCTGCTGTGATCAGAGCTGTGTAGTCAAGGCAGTTTAATGTTTTAAGTATAATTATCTTTTGGGTAAGGGGTAAGAGTAAACCAgcaatgcttattttaaaacagtattgATGAGCCATTTTCTTAATAACTTCCgatgtattatttttttgaaaaatactacTTCACTTCAGAATGTGGTATATATTTAAgaagataagttttttttttttaatgtattgttttaaGCAAGTACTTTTGACATTAAATCCTAAGTAATTCTTTTCATGTCACTTGAACTTTGGTAGGTCTTTCTTCCAGGAATGCTTGAGTAGATTGGCCATCCATGTATTTGAGGAGGAGCAGCTCATAAAGCCAAGGGCTAACCTGTCCAATGAATGTCAAGCAGAGCTTGCCTTTCTATCAGTTAATGTCTTAGCTCTGAGGTGACTATTGAGTTCTGATAGTATAGTTTGCTTCTTTAAATGACGGTAGCCACTTTCCTCAAGGGCAGACTTGAATTCAGTTAAAGTGGAATCAGGAACTTTGTCAAGCTATAATTGTTCCCGGTCAGTTTTATTCCTGTTAAGATTCCACACAGTTCTATCCTAAAGAGGcatattattttttaggtttatGAGTAGTCTTTATGCTCCTCCCAAAACGTCACCGCTCTTTCTTCAGATGGACAGACTTCTTTTTGTAAGATAGACCAGTAATAGATAAGTATACATTTGAAATGTGCTCCagaatttgtgtgtgtgatttagaCTGAGTAATGTTAAGCGCAAATAATCAGATTTCCAAAAGATGCAAAAGTGTTCACATCAGGCCATCTTTGCCTAAATGATACTACTATTGAGATGTGTCTTTTCACATGATCTGTTTTGTCCTGGGCAGTAAGTATACTGTTGAATGGCAATGCCGGTAAGTCAAACACAAATACTGGAAAGGTCTTGCCTTTTACAGCactgatatgaaaaaaaatgctttttaagaAGTGATGCCACTGCTTTTCTGAAATATTGGTCTTCTATTTTAGTGCGTAAATTCACAGACAAACATGAATGGGTAACAACAGAAAACGGTGTTGGAACAGTGGGAATCAGCAATTTTGCACAGGTATTGGATTGTCttgaaatatttaaatcagtCTGCTTTCACCTAAATTAAATtctctttaccttttaaaaattgtttattctGCCCCTTAGTATTTTGGGCCCTTTAAAGGCCTTTAGAAGAACATCAGTCATACGTGGAAAAAGTAAAACATGGTTTAGTTAGGGCAGTGTATAGTGTTTTAAGAGATATTATTGAAAGGTTaacacttaaaattaaaaattaaattcgaaagaaatgttttcatattGGGACAGTTAAGGAAAGAAGCAGAGCAAGCGAAAGGGCAGGAGTGTTGACAGTGTTTTCTGGGTAACAGTGATATACACATGACCTAGGGACTTGAAGAGGGAACACCTGGATTGGCACAGATTACACAAAGATAAACCTTTTATGTAGAGTTTGTCTCTACTGATTCCCTTATTGCTGCTGACCTCATATTGAGATATTGTGTAAAAGAAAACTTGAGAAGCCAAATAGCAGCTTGGGTCAGTGATTTTCAGCTGGATCTctgggtgaggtggggagagggggcagggggatgtTAACTGATGGGAGTATATAGTATTCTTCAGAAATGTTGGGATCTCAGGTACTGAGGATCAGTGACTACTATATCTTCATTGGCACATCTGTGTATCTACTGAGGCCCAGTATAGAATGCTTTGTGAAATAATTGCATTAAGTATTGTCCTCCCCTCCTGGAGTTTATGAGGGGGAATCAACTACATGGAAACGACATACAAAACGTTATGTGATGGATGACCTGAGTAGTACGAGGGGTTGTAACCCTCTCACCTGATGCAGAGATCACTACTTATTAGTCAGCAAATGCAGTAGGGGAAATGGCCTCAGTAAAACTGCAGAGGTGGAAAAGCACAAAGTGTGTTCTTAGGGGAGCTAGTAATCTTTTAGGGGGCATATGGTTTGTGACAGGTGTCACTGCCATCTGTGGGAAACCCAGCTGGTCGCCTGTTTTCTTGCAGGTCCTGAGGTAagaataattttgcatttttaaagggttataagaaaaaccaaagaatTTGGCCCCTCAAGTGTAAAGTATGTACTGTTTGAATTAGAGGGATTCAGTGTTCGCTTGTTCCTATTTTCTAGGTTTAATTTGATGTCTTAGAggtttggttttttgtctttgttttttaaaggaagcttTGGGAGATGTTGTTTACTGTAGTCTGCCTGAAGTTGGGACAAAATTGAACAAACAAGGTGAGTGTTTTTCTCATCTTGGTATGTCATGATTCGTGCCATGAAGTTTCTTTATCTTGGATAGGAACTTGTTTGTACCCAGGATCATTTTAGAGTACTTTTTCATCAAGTAACAGGAAACTTAAATAAGAGTAGTTTAACCAACAGGGGTTTATTATATCTCATACAAGCAATCTAGGAAACAGGTGGATACAGGATTGACTCAGTGGCTCAGGGAAGATTATCAAGGACACAACCTCTTGGGTCCTTTTTCTGCCTCAGCATATCAGAGGTCACAGAATGGCAGCAGAACCTTCAAGCATGATGTTCTCACATGACAGTATCCAAAAGTAGAGGAGAAGGACAggctctcttctctctttattgGGAAAGAATATCTCAACCAGAAACCTCTCAGTTCACCTTTGCTTTGATCAGTTTAGCCACGTCTGGGTCGTATTGCCGTCTCTAGCTGTAAGGAATGATGGTGAGAACAGAGAGCATTTTCAGACATTAATGTAAGGTAGGAAGTAGAGGGAAATGGCTCTTAGCCCCCGCTGCCATACGTTGATGTAGTATAATATAGCTGAGGTctcttaagtttaaaaaataaaatctgttttttttggAGGCAGTAAAGAATATCAGGATAGAACATGGGCTCATGAGTAtctgttttctaaatatcttTGACAAGATCAGCCATATCTTTTTCTGCTTAAACTTCCCCTATCATTTATcttgtttaaacttttttttttctgtacatcaGTTGTTTTCTTTAATCATGTTCTATTTACTATGTATGCACTCTGATGTTCTCAAGCCAATCAGAAATTTCTGAACATCTCTTGGAGCATAAACCTACTTtttgtgcttaatttttaaaattctattaatataaatgttaagTAATATCCTTAAATTAATGAATGCCTTCTTTAAACTTTCTGCTAAAGGTGTTTTTGAAAttgatataaaatttacatacagtgaaaatGCATGGATCTTAATTGTATAATTCAGATTTTTGACAGCTGTGTTTACACAGTGTAAACCTTACCTTTCTCAATAGACagcctctttgatttctgtcaccatagattagttttgcctattctttaactttatttaaaaggaaTCAGACAACATGTATTAGTCTGGCTTCATTTGTCTAATGtcatgattttgagattcattcatattaAGCGATCAGTAGTTTGCTTTTTTATACTGGAAAGTCCCATTGTGTTTGCcgaagtggttgtaccattttacattcttaccaacagttaCGAGAGAGTTCCAGGTGCTgcatatctcattgtggttttaacttgcatttccctagtgacagATTAttcaccttttcatgtgctttttgccaCTCATCTTTTTTCATGAAGTCTCTAGTGTTTTATTTGGGTTATCTTTCTACCATTGATTTTTAGGCATCATTGATAAATTCTACATACAAATCCTTTTTCAGATatgtattttatgaatattttgtcatatttatgtataaaacatTGTGTCttctctaagaaatctttgtccaTCTTCATAGTTCCCAGACCACATACCCCAGAGTGTCATAAGGTGCTgtgggatatttttattttttaacagttgtACACAGCACAAACTAATAATAAAGGAGTTAACAATTTCAGTTTGGATCTTACTATATTACTTTGGATAATAGTGTATCTTTGAAGCAAGTACTGCACAATTGGCATGGAACATCAGGTAGGGCAATGGTTGATGTGACCTGATTCTCTGATGGAGAACTTATACGGTATGCAACAgacacatgtatatttataaattgtaattaaaaatgaaaattcttttgttcaatttatgtgtattaatcttttcaaacTGCTACTCAGTTGTTAGGATATAAAAACTTTGTAAGTAGTTTGGACCTAACCTCTTAATAAATTGAAAGATTAGGTATTTGTTTTGGTCTGGAGATTACCACAAAACCTTACTGAGACACTAAGGGCACTGTGAACTGAGAAAGTGAGCAACTCTGGTCCATATCAAGGTTCGCAGAGATATAATATTTCATCATTAGGTATGATATTTAGCTGTAGGGTTTTTCATAGGTGCCCATTATCAGATGAAGCAGTTCTGTTCTATGTCTAGCTTGCTGAGAATTATCATTTGTATGCTGAATTTTTGtcaaattcattttcttcatctattgacaTGGTCGAAGGgttttgttaatgtgatgaatGGTAATTCATTTTTGAATGTTTAACCAGCCTTGCATTCTTGGTAGTCATGATACAAAAATTATCTCTAAAAACATactgctggatttgatttgctgatTTGTACATTATGTTCATGAGAGAGATTGGTCATTTCTTATAATGGCCTTGTCAACTTTTGGAATCTGTTATATAGACCTCACAGAATAAGTTTAGAAACGTtcccacttcttttctttttctgaaagaatgTGCAAGATTAgtgttgtttcttctttaaatgtttgatagaattaactGGTGGAATATGAGCCAGATTTCTTTGTAGGAAGGTTTTTgatacaaatttaatttctttaatatatattcagattttctgttatCTTACACTGGTTTTGAGaaacttttccttttcatgtta includes:
- the GCSH gene encoding glycine cleavage system H protein, mitochondrial, coding for MALRAARSVRAAVYSLRAISAPNAPCPPRPWGLRAGAVRALRTGPALLSVRKFTDKHEWVTTENGVGTVGISNFAQEALGDVVYCSLPEVGTKLNKQEEFGALESVKAASELYSPLSGEVTEINEALAENPGLVNKSCYEDGWLIKMTLSNPSELDELMSEEAYEKYIKSIEE